Genomic segment of Pochonia chlamydosporia 170 chromosome 1, whole genome shotgun sequence:
GGCGACCCTCTCGAGCAACTTGGCCAAACGTACATGGATCGGCGCCACACCGGCGGACTTTTCATGTCGGTGAACGGGGCCTGCGCAGTGTGCCATGACACTATTGGGATAATGACAAGCGTGAGACAAGGGGGTCGCGCTGTTTTCCTGATTGATAAGATTTTTCCTTTGGTCGCATGGGTCACTGTGCAGCCGTGCCGCCCACCACGTCTGATCAGTCTGCTGCCCATGGTGGAACTCATTTGACCTCGGTAGTGGATAGAATGATGTTGTGAAGCAGGATCGGAGGGACGCAGGCTGTATATTTCCCATTCATTTGTTCTGCATCGCGTAGGATCGGATGGACCTTTAGATCGGCGGTTCTTCCAGTTTCGGAGACGTACATGAGCCACTGGCACGTTGAAGAGCTACCCTTGCCGCTGTTCGTTTTGAGCATTCTCACGCTTTGAGCACTCAGTCACTTGCAAACCATCACACGATCACCAGTCTTGGAGTCAACAGTGCGCACAAGTCAACATGGGCGTTCTGTCTCGATTTACAGCCTCCTCGGAGACTGCCCAAGAGACAAAACACGAAAAGTCTGTCCTAGGCCCCGAAGTGCCATGTGACTCGACGGAGAAAAACTCCTCTGACGACGGAAAGCAAGTTGGCGTCAAGAAAGTTGAAGGTGCGGCGGCCGTTTGGACGAAATGGCACCTCGTCGCTGCTTTTGCCAAGTAAGTAAATCCCTTCACGACTGTATAATCTTCCAACGACAAGCATCATGGCAATTAACATGTCTTGGTTAGCATCTGGCTCATCTACTTTATCCTGTCGATAATGGAAGTCGTTTTCCGCACTCTAGACCCCTTCGTCACCAGTACCTTTCAGAAACATTCCCTCACAGCAGCAATGGGCATTATTTCCAGCATTGTCGGCGGTCTGTCAAAGCTAGCAATCGCGAAGATTCTAGACACGGTCGGCCGACCGCAGGGCATGGCGCTCGCTCTGACGTTTTGGGTCATGGGGATGGTTATGATGGCAGCGTGTAAGAATGTCGAGACGTATGCTGCGGCACAGGTATTTGCGCAAACTGGGTATGTAACTGTTTGCTGAGAAACTTCGCGAAATGCATGCTTACAGTATGACAGGTCGCAGGGCGTCAGTTATTGTTTGACAATCTTCATCGCCGATACAACGACGCTTCTAAATCGACCGCTTATGCTGGCGTTTGCGACGTCCCCATACATCGTCACCACGTGGATTGGAGGACCTATGGCAACGAGCGTCATCAAAGGTCCTGGATGGGAATGGGGATTCGGCATGTGGGCAATCATCACGCCTGTTGTGGTGTTGCCgctcgtcttcatctttgcaTGGAACCAAAAGAAGGCTGAGAAGCAGGGACTTGCACCGACAAACTCTATCCGGAATCTCAGTTTCGGTGCCGTCAAGAGATTTGCTGTTGAGGTAGATCTAATTGGTCTGCttctcttggctggtggcatGGCACTCTTCCTCCTGCCATTTGCACTATATCAGTATCAAGATGATGGCTGGAAGAGCGCCCTTGTCATCGCCATGATCGTTGTCGGCGGcgtcctcatcgtcgttTTCATCCTCTGGGAAAAGTTTGGCGCCCCAGTGACTTTCATCCCTCTTGGTCTCCTTGCAGATCGcaccgtcttcttcgccggCCTCATGTTCCTCTTTGTTTTCGCTAACTCCCTTATTTGGGGAAGTTTCTTCACCTCCATGCTACTCGTTGTGTGGAATACTGGTGTAACCAAAGCAACTTATATCTCTAACATTTACAGAGTGGGATCGTGCTTCTCCGGCCTCGTCATCGGCTACTTTATCCATCTTACCGGACGATTCAAGTGGGTTGGCACTTTATTTGCACTCCCCCTTATGCTCCTCGGTGTAGGTCTCATGATATACTTCCGTCAAGCGAGCCAGAGCATCGGGTTCGTCATCATGACCCAGATCTTTGTTGCCTTTGCAGGCGGGCCGCTTGTCATTGCAGGAGagatggccatgatggcaccGTCAGATCACCAACATGTTGCTGTTatcattgccattctcgacTTGTTTTCTGGTGTCGGAAACGCTATTGGGCGGGCTATTTCATCGGCAATTTGGGCCGGCACATTTAAAGACGCGCTGAGGAAGCGACTGCCCGCTGATGCACCAGTGGACAGCATCTATGGCAGTCTTCCTATCCAGATGAGCTATGAGCCGGGCTCGGATGAGAGGAATGCTATTTCTGAGGCGTACTCCGAGTCACAGCGGTATATGCTGATTACGAGTACCtgttttgtggtggttgcttgGGCGTGTACTTGGGCTTGGAGAGATATCAAGTTGAAGGATAAGAAGCAGACGAAGGGATATGTGGTGTGAAGGCCAACTAGAGAAACAATGAAAATGTACAAGTATAAGTAAGAAGTAATAAGGTGAGGCTAGCTAAGGTAGTCTATGAAGATACAATAATGTCGAATTATGCAATTAACTACACATCTACGCCATGAAAGACTGTAAACTCCAATACTATAAACGCAACATATGCCATGAGCATAACCACTCCGATGGCTTTCCCTCCACGGGCTCCAAACCACACTGTCAATGTAAACGCCAGTGTAGATACCCACAGAACCATCAATTCCCACATCGTCACATCTCCCCTATCCAGCTCTCCCTTTGAAGTCACCAATACTATGCCACAGCACAAGGACAGCAAAAATATATTGCTCCCAGCGCAATTGGCAACTAAGATCCCCGTATGTCCTCTGTACCCGCTCACAATGGAAATAAGCTTCTCGGGCAGAGTAGTGGCTATAGAGAGAATGACGATGCCGAATGAAATGTCAGATATGTTCAATTGAGTGGTTATATTCACCGCAGAGTGTGACAGAATGTAAGCTGATAAAGACAGTGCCGCGACGCCAATAACGAGTTGGACGGAATGGTGGGTGATTGGACGTCGAGTAGGCCTTGAGGTACCGTTGCTCAGAAGAGCCTCTCGTTCcgcatcttcatcgtcat
This window contains:
- a CDS encoding siderophore iron transporter (similar to Coccidioides immitis RS XP_001246923.1); the encoded protein is MGVLSRFTASSETAQETKHEKSVLGPEVPCDSTEKNSSDDGKQVGVKKVEGAAAVWTKWHLVAAFANIWLIYFILSIMEVVFRTLDPFVTSTFQKHSLTAAMGIISSIVGGLSKLAIAKILDTVGRPQGMALALTFWVMGMVMMAACKNVETYAAAQVFAQTGSQGVSYCLTIFIADTTTLLNRPLMLAFATSPYIVTTWIGGPMATSVIKGPGWEWGFGMWAIITPVVVLPLVFIFAWNQKKAEKQGLAPTNSIRNLSFGAVKRFAVEVDLIGLLLLAGGMALFLLPFALYQYQDDGWKSALVIAMIVVGGVLIVVFILWEKFGAPVTFIPLGLLADRTVFFAGLMFLFVFANSLIWGSFFTSMLLVVWNTGVTKATYISNIYRVGSCFSGLVIGYFIHLTGRFKWVGTLFALPLMLLGVGLMIYFRQASQSIGFVIMTQIFVAFAGGPLVIAGEMAMMAPSDHQHVAVIIAILDLFSGVGNAIGRAISSAIWAGTFKDALRKRLPADAPVDSIYGSLPIQMSYEPGSDERNAISEAYSESQRYMLITSTCFVVVAWACTWAWRDIKLKDKKQTKGYVV
- a CDS encoding Ca2+ transporter (similar to Metarhizium robertsii ARSEF 23 XP_007820221.2), which gives rise to MAQDTNLPYNISVFVSTLFVLEFATDKFISHTAKLASLIGVSEGLIALVTAGAEWEELAVVVSALGQGRSSLAMGNVIGAAISNILGAFSLGLLCSRGIEFDRSSRIYSLLTLVVTTLVVPVVYLPHRLVWIVCGGVLIVAFIVYFASIGVAIIKGALIAPEGSDSDSDSEFDDDEDAEREALLSNGTSRPTRRPITHHSVQLVIGVAALSLSAYILSHSAVNITTQLNISDISFGIVILSIATTLPEKLISIVSGYRGHTGILVANCAGSNIFLLSLCCGIVLVTSKGELDRGDVTMWELMVLWVSTLAFTLTVWFGARGGKAIGVVMLMAYVAFIVLEFTVFHGVDV